Proteins encoded together in one Triticum dicoccoides isolate Atlit2015 ecotype Zavitan chromosome 7B, WEW_v2.0, whole genome shotgun sequence window:
- the LOC119336167 gene encoding uncharacterized protein LOC119336167: MTPQHQEGSCLKLLRCPATSPFSSTPRLSPPMTFLLSLTSISFSSQEPCQRQSSPSPPAAFPASLSLIRAQGRRDVSGTGNRFAWQRLFMSKEIQEKEDKDMFGCGSSSDACGWYKESSLGDNLELCLAQVK, translated from the exons ATGACGCCACAACACCAGGAGGGCTCTTGCCTGAAGCTTCTGCGCTGCCCAGCGACGAGCCCTTTCTCCagcacgccacgcctctcccctcccatgaccttcctcctctctctcaccTCCATCTCCTTCTCTTCACAGGAACCATGCCAGCGGCAGTCGAGTCCTTCGCCTCCGGCTGCTTTCCCGGCGAGCTTGAGCCTGATTCGCGCCCAGGGAAGGAGAGATGTGAGTGGCACGGGGAACCGCTTCGCTTGGCAGCGCTTATTCATGAGCAAGGAGATTCAGGAGAAAGAGGATAAG gacatgTTCGGTTGTGGAAGCTCAAGTGATGCTTGCGGATGGTACAAAGAATCAAGCCTGGGAGATAATTTGGAGCTTTGCCTTGCCCAAGTAAAGTAA